One genomic window of Thermococcus indicus includes the following:
- a CDS encoding UPF0175 family protein produces MEIVIPDDVLVSIKLPKGEVERELKLELALILYSRGALSLGKAAKLAGLTKREFLGELARRKIPRHYTERELEEDLDFARG; encoded by the coding sequence ATGGAAATAGTCATACCGGATGACGTTCTTGTATCCATCAAGCTCCCGAAGGGCGAAGTCGAGAGGGAGCTGAAGCTTGAGCTAGCGCTGATCCTCTACTCAAGGGGCGCCCTTTCCCTTGGAAAGGCGGCTAAGTTAGCGGGCCTCACGAAGAGAGAATTCTTAGGGGAGCTTGCGAGGCGAAAAATCCCGAGGCACTACACGGAGAGAGAGCTTGAGGAGGATCTGGACTTTGCCCGTGGTTAG
- a CDS encoding DUF3368 domain-containing protein: MVSNSTPLIHLAKIGRLELLREFFGEVLIPKAVYRECVLEGKGSRDAELIENADWIKVVEINDETLKKSLMLELDEGESEAIVLAIESKAELLLIDDYDGREVARALGLKVTGTIGVLLRAKFQGRIQNIKGELERLKETGFWLSEGLYKRILEEVGDD, translated from the coding sequence GTGGTTAGCAATTCCACTCCATTAATCCACCTCGCCAAAATCGGAAGGCTTGAGCTTTTGAGGGAGTTTTTCGGCGAGGTTCTTATTCCTAAGGCCGTTTACAGGGAGTGCGTCCTTGAGGGGAAAGGTTCGAGGGATGCGGAGCTCATTGAAAATGCCGACTGGATAAAAGTTGTGGAAATAAATGACGAGACACTAAAGAAGTCGCTCATGCTGGAGCTGGACGAGGGAGAGAGCGAGGCAATAGTTCTGGCGATTGAAAGCAAAGCTGAGCTACTCTTAATCGACGACTACGACGGCAGGGAAGTTGCGAGGGCACTGGGGTTGAAGGTTACGGGAACGATTGGCGTCCTGCTGAGGGCAAAGTTCCAGGGGAGAATTCAAAACATTAAGGGGGAGCTTGAAAGGCTGAAGGAAACGGGCTTCTGGCTGAGCGAGGGGTTATATAAGAGGATTCTGGAAGAAGTTGGAGATGATTAG
- a CDS encoding LAGLIDADG family homing endonuclease — translation MDREDMIERYARFLREYVDDEGKEVYLNKLKDLLTVTPRRSLAIDWTHLNSFDPELAAELIENPEESILAAEDAIQIVLREPPIEKKEEFTAHARFYNLPKTLLVKELGSEHINRLIQVDGIITRVSEVKPFVEKAVFVCKDCGNEMVRLQRPYDNIVKPAKCDACGSRNVDLDVEKSRFINFQSFRLQDRPESLKGGQMPRFVDAILLDDLVDTALPGDRVLVTGILRVILEQKDKRPIFKKVLEVNHIEQLSKEIEELEISPEDEQKIRELARRKDIVDAIVDSIAPAIWGHKTVKKGIALALFGGVQRTLPDGTKLRGESHVLLVGDPGVAKCVDYHTKVLLADGSLKEIGELVEGAIERAKSEGELGEVDDGFYTPIDLELYALDARNLKVRKVKANIAWKRTAPERMFRIKTASGREIKVTPTHPFFTFEGGQFKTRKAEELRAGDFIATPRRNNEPRIVPETEDESLRKLLAESDIFWDKIVEIEEYKPEHPWVYDLQVPEHHNFIANNIFVHNSQILRYVANLAPRAIYTSGKSSSAAGLCVAPDSLVVFEGGVHEIGTFTENWVKDIGSIQYSQGVEYSPYLGESLSAEDGKIKNAPLSRVWRLKAPKELVKVRTITGKELTLTPETKLLTIQNGEPIWKEAKSFSEGDYVATLRKLTVEERTVPVLELLKDLDDLIVYGIKDQVEGLIEEALKELHISKRELAKRLGVSEGMLYYNWVNPKARGNIRMKHLRMLLELAGWEWDKINAEAVSLQAGTKLKLPKYLDEQLAYFAGLVAGDGSVSKAGWGVAIRFTNKNPEMRRRFAGLAKELFGVEVTEQVKDGVPSLRFHSKVVAHLLEKLGVPLSPKSDKLDLANELFTSPKSVLASYIRGLFDCDGTVVIREKGSSYVEFDTTSEKLARKLQLALLRFGIVSHLRRRKRAGHTSKFGDKMITSRHDRWELKIYGENVLKFATEIGFGHPEKARKLDALVERMKGQKYDTNVDVIPGVGKLIKEVRTFYGLSVEQVYGSNFGALVEKGKPISRKALVRVVENLSKAKLQESPVEIPEDIRVEIGKALKPGELEMRYEEFYELFLRKRPRKLKFGLLVEVARVLESRDKSLYSKLAWLLSEHYAREDDVKAKLETLRAIATSDFLWERVKKVERMDSPYDYVYDLTVEGSHSFIANGFVVHNTAAAVRDEFTGSWVLEAGVLVLADGGFALIDEFDKMSDRDRSAIHEALEQQSYHHDFELLLADGRKVKIGELVDSLIEANRDKVILGKDTEILPVDDLHLLAYDLEKKEIVKVKADRVSRHKAPEKFIRIRFSNGREILVTPEHPIMVWEKGRIREKPAEEVKKSDIALGVARYPIELPPVEESEFKEPNEAEARADYLYSLGKVARVKKVGGKYVVTEDERAFPREVVAHLKKAAKILGVRQRPEERQRLAMPLVKESALKPFLERILERVETIKQVLTEDPARAVELLPSSRAPDTVGVTASSLARRARRGDEWAVKKIHSLVEEILWEVDKELGTFLHHWNGNVNFLRVTKIEKIQNDRWEWVYDVTVEPYHIFVSHGLVLHNTISISKAGITATLNSRTTVIAAANPKYGRFNRHKSLPEQLDLPPTLLSRFDLIFLLLDEPDEKVDASIAEHILKVRRGEAEVVTPKIPYDLLKKYIAYARKNVHPVLSREAMDEIKRYYVRMRKGFKRSGEEEGVQPIPVTARQLEALIRLSEAHARMRLSETVTREDARAAIQIIEEMIRKIATDEEGTLDISILEVGKSSRKINKIDRLIDIIKNLEGEGEFGAPEDNILEAAKQAGIGTEREIRKLLEGLKREGRVYEPRAGFYRMAS, via the coding sequence ATGGACAGGGAGGACATGATAGAGAGGTACGCGCGCTTTCTGAGGGAGTACGTCGACGACGAGGGCAAGGAGGTCTACCTCAACAAACTGAAGGACCTGCTCACGGTGACCCCCAGACGGTCGCTCGCGATAGACTGGACGCACCTCAACTCATTCGACCCGGAACTGGCGGCGGAGCTGATAGAAAACCCTGAGGAAAGTATTCTAGCAGCGGAGGATGCCATTCAGATAGTCCTGAGGGAACCCCCCATCGAGAAGAAGGAGGAGTTTACCGCCCATGCGAGGTTCTACAACCTCCCCAAGACGCTCCTCGTCAAGGAGCTCGGAAGCGAGCACATAAACAGGCTCATTCAGGTTGACGGAATCATCACGCGTGTGAGCGAGGTCAAACCATTCGTTGAAAAAGCGGTATTTGTCTGTAAGGACTGCGGCAACGAGATGGTCAGGCTTCAGAGGCCCTACGACAACATCGTCAAGCCTGCCAAGTGCGACGCCTGCGGCTCAAGGAACGTCGACCTTGACGTCGAGAAGAGCCGCTTCATAAACTTCCAGAGCTTCCGCCTTCAGGACAGGCCGGAGAGCCTCAAGGGCGGCCAGATGCCCAGGTTCGTTGACGCGATACTCCTCGACGACCTCGTCGATACCGCCCTGCCGGGCGACCGCGTCCTCGTCACGGGGATCCTGCGCGTTATCCTGGAGCAGAAGGACAAGAGGCCCATATTCAAGAAGGTTCTCGAGGTGAACCACATAGAACAGCTCAGCAAGGAGATAGAGGAGCTCGAGATCTCCCCGGAGGACGAACAGAAGATACGCGAGCTGGCCAGGAGAAAGGACATCGTCGATGCCATCGTTGACTCCATAGCCCCCGCCATATGGGGCCACAAGACAGTTAAGAAGGGCATAGCGCTCGCTCTCTTCGGCGGTGTGCAGAGAACGCTCCCCGATGGGACGAAGCTCAGGGGAGAGAGCCACGTTCTGCTCGTTGGAGACCCCGGTGTTGCAAAGTGCGTTGATTACCACACGAAGGTCCTCCTCGCCGATGGAAGCCTGAAAGAGATAGGTGAGTTGGTTGAGGGGGCCATAGAGAGGGCCAAATCCGAAGGGGAGCTCGGAGAAGTTGATGATGGTTTCTACACCCCGATTGACCTTGAACTCTACGCCCTCGATGCCAGAAACCTAAAGGTCAGAAAAGTCAAGGCCAACATCGCCTGGAAGAGAACCGCTCCAGAGAGGATGTTCAGGATAAAAACCGCGAGCGGAAGGGAGATTAAGGTTACTCCGACTCACCCGTTCTTTACCTTTGAGGGCGGCCAGTTCAAGACAAGGAAGGCCGAGGAACTGAGGGCTGGGGATTTCATTGCAACGCCAAGGCGCAACAATGAGCCGAGGATAGTGCCTGAAACTGAGGACGAAAGCCTACGGAAGCTCCTTGCCGAATCAGACATCTTCTGGGACAAGATAGTCGAGATCGAGGAGTACAAACCCGAACATCCATGGGTCTACGACCTCCAGGTTCCGGAACATCACAACTTCATAGCCAACAACATTTTCGTTCACAACAGCCAAATCCTTCGCTACGTTGCCAATCTGGCGCCGAGGGCAATCTACACGAGCGGAAAGAGCAGTTCTGCTGCCGGACTCTGCGTTGCCCCAGACTCACTTGTGGTTTTCGAGGGTGGAGTCCACGAAATCGGTACGTTTACTGAGAATTGGGTAAAAGACATTGGTTCAATTCAGTACTCTCAAGGTGTCGAATATTCCCCCTATCTCGGTGAAAGCCTATCCGCGGAGGATGGAAAAATAAAGAACGCACCACTGAGCAGGGTTTGGAGGCTCAAAGCCCCCAAAGAGCTTGTAAAGGTTAGAACAATAACGGGCAAGGAGCTAACGTTGACTCCTGAAACGAAGCTCTTGACGATTCAGAATGGGGAACCGATATGGAAAGAGGCCAAGAGCTTTAGCGAAGGGGACTACGTTGCAACCCTCAGAAAACTAACCGTTGAGGAAAGGACAGTTCCAGTTCTGGAACTTCTCAAGGATCTCGATGACCTCATTGTATATGGAATCAAAGATCAAGTCGAGGGGCTCATCGAAGAGGCACTCAAAGAGCTTCACATTAGCAAGAGAGAACTCGCAAAGAGGCTTGGTGTTAGCGAGGGCATGCTATACTACAACTGGGTCAATCCAAAAGCGAGGGGCAACATAAGGATGAAGCATCTCCGCATGCTCCTTGAACTGGCTGGTTGGGAATGGGACAAGATAAACGCTGAAGCTGTCTCCCTCCAAGCGGGAACGAAGTTGAAACTTCCGAAATACCTCGATGAACAACTGGCCTACTTTGCTGGGCTGGTTGCAGGTGACGGTAGCGTCTCCAAAGCTGGCTGGGGCGTAGCTATAAGGTTCACCAACAAGAACCCGGAGATGAGGCGCAGGTTTGCGGGGCTTGCAAAGGAACTCTTTGGAGTGGAAGTTACCGAGCAGGTAAAAGATGGGGTTCCATCACTTCGCTTCCATTCTAAGGTTGTTGCCCACCTGTTGGAGAAACTAGGCGTTCCTCTATCTCCAAAGTCTGACAAGCTCGACCTTGCAAACGAACTCTTCACCTCCCCCAAGAGCGTGCTTGCTTCATACATAAGGGGACTGTTTGACTGCGATGGTACTGTTGTTATACGTGAGAAAGGCTCTTCCTACGTTGAGTTTGACACGACCAGCGAAAAGCTCGCCAGAAAGCTCCAGCTCGCCCTTCTTAGATTCGGAATAGTTTCGCACCTGAGAAGGCGGAAGAGGGCGGGTCATACTTCGAAGTTTGGAGACAAGATGATAACGTCGAGGCACGACCGGTGGGAGCTCAAAATCTACGGCGAGAACGTGCTCAAGTTCGCAACGGAGATTGGCTTTGGACACCCAGAGAAGGCGAGAAAGCTCGACGCCCTTGTGGAGAGGATGAAGGGTCAGAAGTACGATACCAACGTTGACGTGATACCGGGCGTTGGAAAGCTGATAAAGGAAGTCAGAACTTTCTACGGCCTGAGTGTTGAGCAGGTCTATGGATCAAACTTTGGGGCACTCGTGGAGAAGGGGAAGCCAATATCAAGGAAGGCTCTTGTCAGGGTCGTGGAGAACCTTTCAAAGGCCAAGCTACAAGAGTCGCCAGTTGAGATTCCTGAAGACATAAGGGTAGAGATAGGGAAGGCGTTGAAGCCCGGGGAACTGGAAATGAGGTATGAAGAATTCTACGAGCTGTTCCTCAGAAAAAGACCGCGCAAGCTCAAGTTTGGGCTTCTCGTTGAGGTGGCAAGAGTTCTTGAAAGCAGGGACAAGTCCCTGTACTCCAAACTTGCTTGGCTTCTTAGCGAACACTATGCCAGAGAAGATGACGTTAAGGCAAAGCTTGAGACACTGAGAGCCATTGCCACCTCTGACTTCCTGTGGGAGAGAGTTAAGAAAGTTGAGAGAATGGATTCGCCCTACGACTACGTCTACGACCTAACGGTGGAAGGCTCCCACAGCTTTATCGCCAACGGCTTCGTCGTCCACAACACCGCCGCAGCCGTGCGCGACGAGTTCACCGGCTCGTGGGTTCTGGAAGCTGGAGTTCTGGTTCTGGCCGATGGCGGGTTCGCACTAATCGATGAGTTCGACAAGATGAGCGACCGCGACAGGAGCGCCATACACGAAGCGCTTGAGCAGCAGAGCTATCACCACGACTTTGAGCTTCTCTTAGCCGACGGCAGGAAGGTCAAGATCGGCGAGCTGGTAGATTCCCTAATCGAAGCCAACCGCGATAAAGTAATCCTCGGCAAGGACACCGAGATCCTGCCCGTTGATGACCTCCATCTACTTGCCTATGACCTCGAAAAAAAGGAGATAGTGAAAGTCAAAGCGGACAGGGTGAGCAGACACAAAGCGCCAGAGAAGTTCATAAGGATAAGGTTCTCCAACGGGCGGGAGATACTCGTCACGCCGGAGCATCCAATAATGGTGTGGGAGAAAGGTAGGATACGGGAAAAACCAGCCGAGGAGGTTAAGAAGAGCGATATAGCCCTCGGGGTTGCAAGATACCCGATTGAACTTCCGCCCGTGGAGGAGAGTGAGTTCAAGGAGCCAAATGAGGCAGAGGCTAGGGCCGACTATCTGTACTCCCTCGGGAAGGTAGCGAGGGTTAAGAAGGTTGGCGGGAAGTACGTGGTGACCGAGGATGAGAGGGCTTTTCCCAGGGAGGTTGTCGCCCACCTGAAGAAAGCCGCAAAAATCCTTGGGGTGAGGCAGAGACCCGAGGAGAGGCAGAGGCTCGCGATGCCCCTCGTGAAGGAGAGTGCTCTAAAACCCTTCCTTGAGAGGATTCTTGAGAGGGTGGAGACAATAAAACAAGTTCTCACTGAGGATCCTGCCAGAGCCGTCGAACTGCTGCCATCTTCGAGGGCCCCCGATACCGTTGGAGTAACGGCGAGTTCCCTCGCAAGAAGGGCCAGGCGTGGCGATGAGTGGGCTGTTAAGAAAATACATAGTCTCGTTGAGGAGATACTCTGGGAGGTGGATAAGGAGCTTGGGACTTTCCTCCACCACTGGAACGGCAACGTGAACTTCCTGAGGGTCACCAAGATCGAGAAAATACAGAACGACCGCTGGGAATGGGTTTACGATGTCACCGTTGAGCCGTACCACATCTTCGTCTCCCACGGACTGGTTCTCCACAACACGATAAGCATCTCCAAGGCCGGCATCACAGCGACCCTGAACTCCAGAACGACGGTCATCGCCGCCGCTAACCCCAAGTACGGCAGGTTCAACCGCCACAAGAGCCTCCCCGAGCAGCTCGACCTTCCGCCCACACTGCTGAGTCGTTTCGATCTCATCTTCCTGCTCCTGGACGAGCCGGACGAGAAGGTCGACGCAAGCATAGCGGAGCACATCCTCAAGGTCCGCAGGGGAGAGGCCGAGGTCGTGACGCCGAAGATACCCTACGACCTGCTCAAGAAGTACATAGCCTACGCGAGGAAGAACGTCCACCCCGTTCTCAGCAGGGAGGCGATGGACGAGATAAAGCGCTACTACGTCAGGATGAGGAAGGGCTTCAAGCGCTCCGGCGAGGAGGAGGGCGTTCAGCCGATTCCGGTTACCGCGAGGCAGCTCGAGGCGCTCATACGTCTGAGCGAGGCTCACGCAAGAATGAGGCTGAGCGAGACGGTAACGCGGGAAGATGCCAGGGCAGCGATTCAGATAATCGAGGAGATGATAAGGAAGATAGCCACCGACGAGGAGGGAACGCTCGATATCTCCATACTGGAGGTCGGCAAGAGCTCCAGGAAGATAAACAAGATAGACAGGCTCATCGACATAATAAAGAACCTTGAGGGCGAGGGAGAGTTCGGGGCGCCGGAGGATAATATCCTCGAGGCGGCGAAGCAGGCAGGAATCGGTACTGAAAGAGAAATAAGAAAACTCCTTGAAGGCCTCAAGCGCGAAGGACGTGTGTACGAGCCGAGGGCGGGCTTCTACAGAATGGCATCCTGA
- a CDS encoding translation initiation factor IF-2 subunit beta, with amino-acid sequence MSEKKVDFYDFEGLLDKAYEELPENVKHHTSRFEVPAAAVTIAGNRTIIENFVDIAEAMNRDPNHLLKFILREVATAGTLEGRRVILQGRFTPYLIANKMKKYLRDYVICPVCGSPDTKIIKKGRFHFLKCEACGAETPIQHL; translated from the coding sequence ATGAGCGAAAAGAAGGTTGACTTTTACGATTTCGAAGGTTTACTCGATAAGGCTTACGAGGAGCTCCCCGAGAACGTCAAGCATCACACTTCCCGTTTCGAGGTGCCCGCGGCGGCCGTCACAATAGCCGGAAACAGGACTATAATCGAGAACTTCGTCGACATAGCCGAGGCCATGAACCGCGACCCGAACCACCTGCTCAAGTTCATCCTGCGCGAGGTCGCAACGGCAGGAACGCTCGAAGGCAGGCGCGTAATCCTCCAGGGACGCTTCACACCGTACCTCATAGCGAACAAGATGAAGAAGTACCTCAGGGACTACGTCATCTGTCCGGTCTGCGGCAGTCCGGACACCAAGATCATCAAGAAGGGCCGCTTCCACTTCCTCAAGTGTGAGGCGTGCGGTGCCGAGACTCCGATACAGCACCTCTGA
- a CDS encoding DUF3368 domain-containing protein: MRAVVNSSPLIFLAKLGLLSILDELFDEVYITDAVYHETVIEGVAHEEALDIAGAGFLKKVSAKNQRLVKFLLEMIDHGEAETIAFALENEIDLVVLDDKDARKVARGFGLRVTGTLGLLILAKERGLIGEVRPYVEELRKRGFRISDEIVEKILKSAGEVTS; this comes from the coding sequence ATGAGGGCAGTTGTGAACTCGTCTCCGCTTATATTCCTTGCCAAGCTTGGACTTCTCAGCATTTTGGATGAGCTTTTCGATGAGGTCTACATCACCGATGCTGTCTATCATGAAACCGTCATTGAGGGAGTTGCACACGAAGAGGCCCTTGACATCGCAGGAGCAGGCTTTTTGAAGAAGGTCTCGGCCAAGAACCAGAGGCTCGTTAAGTTCCTGCTTGAGATGATTGACCACGGAGAGGCCGAGACGATAGCGTTTGCCCTCGAAAATGAGATTGATTTGGTCGTTCTTGACGACAAGGACGCGAGAAAGGTTGCGAGGGGTTTTGGGCTGAGGGTAACGGGAACTCTCGGGCTTCTCATTCTCGCCAAGGAAAGGGGGTTGATTGGAGAAGTTAGACCCTACGTTGAGGAACTCAGGAAGCGCGGGTTCAGGATCTCGGATGAAATCGTGGAGAAAATACTGAAAAGCGCGGGAGAAGTTACATCTTGA
- a CDS encoding UPF0175 family protein, with translation MGKKIVVELPEMLKLPEDEVEERVKVELAIRLYERGILSFGQARRLAGLNKWEFIELLVREGSGIPYDEEELESDLEVLGELS, from the coding sequence ATGGGAAAGAAGATAGTTGTCGAGCTTCCTGAGATGTTAAAGCTGCCAGAAGACGAAGTGGAGGAGAGGGTCAAGGTCGAATTAGCTATAAGGCTCTACGAGAGGGGAATACTCTCCTTTGGACAGGCCAGGAGGCTCGCAGGGCTGAACAAGTGGGAGTTCATTGAACTTCTCGTGAGGGAAGGGAGCGGTATACCCTACGATGAAGAGGAGCTTGAGAGCGACCTTGAAGTCCTGGGGGAGCTCTCATGA
- a CDS encoding metallophosphoesterase, translating to MLIGIMSDTHDNLPAIAKAVELFNERNVELVIHAGDYVAPFVARELKKLRAPLKGVFGNNDGERKGLYEALGIYDEILEIEADGMKMAVTHGTDERIVRALARSRLYDVVIVGHTHRYEIREEGRTILVNPGEVCGYVTGVKSVALLDTRKREVQIINLDTGELLGAMSL from the coding sequence ATGCTGATAGGGATAATGAGCGATACCCATGACAACCTTCCGGCAATCGCGAAGGCTGTCGAGCTGTTCAACGAGAGGAACGTTGAGCTGGTCATTCATGCGGGCGATTACGTTGCCCCGTTCGTTGCCAGGGAACTCAAGAAGCTCAGGGCACCGCTCAAGGGCGTTTTCGGCAACAACGACGGCGAAAGGAAAGGCCTCTATGAGGCGCTGGGCATCTACGATGAGATACTGGAAATCGAGGCCGATGGCATGAAGATGGCCGTGACACACGGCACCGACGAGCGCATCGTCCGCGCGCTTGCCAGGAGCAGGCTCTACGACGTTGTCATAGTCGGCCACACCCACCGCTACGAGATACGCGAGGAGGGCAGGACCATACTCGTCAACCCCGGCGAGGTCTGCGGCTACGTCACCGGGGTGAAGAGCGTCGCCCTGCTCGACACCAGGAAGAGGGAGGTACAGATAATCAACCTCGACACCGGGGAACTCCTCGGGGCAATGAGTCTCTAA
- the rtcA gene encoding RNA 3'-terminal phosphate cyclase, with amino-acid sequence MIVIDGSYGEGGGQILRTAIALSVITEKPVKVVKIRANRPNPGLRPQHLHGILSLKELSGARVKGAQVGSTVLEFIPGKAEPKRIRVPIKTAGSVTLVLQALLPAMAFIGGSFEITGGTDVPWSPPVDYLKNVTLYALGKMGIEAEMDLKRRGHYPKGGGLVTGRVEPWEERKPLKALEWGKVERFAGISHATNLPAHVAERQARAAGERLGELYSVPVEIETEVSRSLGPGSGIVVWAETGSLRLGGDALGKRGKPAEVVGREAADELLDQLTGGKAVDRFLGDQLIPFLAFAGGEIGVAEITSHLITNVWVVEQFLGRIFEVEGEIGGPGIMRVVKRAEG; translated from the coding sequence GTGATAGTGATAGACGGTTCCTACGGCGAGGGTGGGGGCCAGATACTGAGGACGGCCATAGCCCTCTCCGTCATCACCGAGAAGCCCGTTAAAGTCGTCAAGATTCGCGCCAACAGGCCAAATCCAGGTTTGAGGCCACAGCACCTCCACGGAATTCTGTCCCTGAAGGAGCTGAGCGGCGCGAGGGTTAAGGGTGCTCAGGTCGGCTCGACGGTCCTTGAGTTCATACCCGGAAAGGCCGAGCCAAAGCGCATTCGCGTTCCGATAAAGACCGCCGGCAGTGTGACCCTTGTCCTTCAGGCGCTGCTGCCGGCAATGGCATTCATCGGTGGAAGCTTTGAGATAACCGGCGGAACCGACGTCCCCTGGAGCCCGCCGGTCGATTATCTGAAGAACGTAACGCTCTACGCCCTCGGGAAGATGGGGATTGAGGCTGAGATGGACCTCAAGAGGCGCGGTCACTACCCGAAGGGCGGTGGCCTAGTCACTGGAAGGGTTGAGCCCTGGGAAGAGAGGAAACCCCTGAAGGCCCTCGAATGGGGCAAGGTGGAGCGCTTCGCAGGAATAAGCCACGCCACCAACCTGCCGGCTCACGTCGCCGAGAGACAGGCGCGGGCTGCAGGGGAGAGGCTTGGGGAGCTTTACAGCGTCCCCGTTGAGATAGAGACCGAAGTCTCCCGCTCCCTTGGGCCGGGAAGCGGCATCGTCGTGTGGGCCGAGACAGGTTCGCTGAGGCTCGGAGGGGACGCCCTCGGAAAGCGCGGAAAGCCTGCCGAAGTTGTTGGCAGGGAAGCCGCCGATGAGCTCCTCGACCAGCTGACGGGCGGAAAAGCGGTTGACAGGTTCCTCGGCGACCAGCTGATACCGTTTCTAGCTTTCGCAGGCGGAGAAATAGGCGTTGCCGAGATCACCAGTCACCTGATCACCAACGTCTGGGTCGTGGAGCAGTTCCTCGGCAGAATCTTTGAGGTGGAGGGAGAAATCGGAGGGCCCGGGATTATGAGGGTGGTGAAGCGGGCGGAGGGTTAG
- the pbp11 gene encoding tRNA-binding protein Pbp11, with translation MGVNFLRIFRRKREETPEVEIVSRRPVGRFKVEKILRVLKRQVLIGEVLEGLIYPGYKVKGRKAGLIMEIERNHQKVNFAVAGDRVALMLENEIPCEKGETLEVYQS, from the coding sequence GTGGGAGTGAACTTTCTGAGGATATTCCGCAGGAAAAGGGAAGAGACCCCAGAAGTCGAGATAGTTTCCAGAAGGCCTGTGGGCAGATTTAAGGTCGAAAAGATTCTCAGAGTTCTTAAACGACAGGTTTTAATAGGGGAGGTTCTCGAGGGACTCATCTATCCTGGCTACAAGGTCAAAGGGAGAAAAGCGGGTCTCATCATGGAGATCGAGAGAAACCACCAAAAAGTTAATTTTGCCGTGGCCGGAGACAGAGTGGCCCTCATGCTCGAGAACGAAATTCCTTGCGAGAAAGGGGAAACCCTTGAGGTCTACCAGTCGTGA
- a CDS encoding TatD family hydrolase encodes MIIWDDHFHVDPYKGLFLEAVKQFHRAGGTHLVVVYKTAHDYGFPGLKAEDFMNAMDFHIELVEKINSETPVKAYAVVGVHPAEFVYLAEQKGLEYAKGEVMKALEYAQKLCLEGKAIAIGEIGRPHYEVPEEIWSASIELMKYGMSLAKEADCAVQLHTESFDEAKFRELGEYVREVGIKPYKVVKHFSPPLVKVAEEVGVFPSVIASRKNITEAIKQGNRFMMETDYIDDKSRPGAVLGPKTVPKRTKAFLQNGLFTEEDVYKIHVENPKKVYGVEMGE; translated from the coding sequence ATGATAATCTGGGACGACCACTTCCACGTTGACCCCTACAAGGGGCTGTTTCTTGAGGCGGTCAAGCAATTCCATCGCGCTGGAGGGACGCATCTGGTCGTGGTCTATAAGACCGCCCACGACTACGGCTTCCCCGGGCTGAAGGCGGAGGACTTCATGAACGCGATGGACTTCCACATCGAGCTCGTCGAGAAGATAAACAGTGAGACGCCCGTCAAGGCCTATGCCGTCGTTGGCGTACACCCCGCGGAGTTCGTTTATCTGGCCGAGCAGAAAGGCCTCGAATACGCCAAAGGCGAGGTCATGAAGGCCCTCGAATACGCCCAAAAGCTCTGCCTTGAGGGGAAGGCCATAGCCATAGGCGAGATAGGCAGGCCGCACTATGAGGTTCCCGAGGAAATCTGGAGTGCCAGCATCGAGCTGATGAAGTACGGGATGAGCCTCGCCAAAGAGGCGGACTGCGCGGTTCAGCTCCACACCGAGAGCTTCGACGAAGCTAAATTCAGGGAGCTGGGCGAGTATGTTAGGGAGGTCGGGATAAAGCCCTACAAAGTTGTCAAGCACTTCTCGCCTCCCCTCGTCAAGGTCGCCGAGGAGGTCGGCGTCTTTCCGAGTGTGATAGCGAGCAGGAAGAACATCACCGAGGCCATCAAGCAGGGCAACCGCTTCATGATGGAGACGGACTACATAGACGACAAGAGCAGGCCTGGCGCAGTTCTCGGCCCGAAGACCGTGCCGAAGAGAACGAAGGCATTCCTCCAGAACGGATTATTCACAGAGGAGGACGTTTACAAGATTCACGTGGAAAATCCGAAGAAGGTCTACGGGGTGGAGATGGGGGAGTGA